Proteins found in one Canis aureus isolate CA01 chromosome 19, VMU_Caureus_v.1.0, whole genome shotgun sequence genomic segment:
- the SMIM46 gene encoding small integral membrane protein 46 gives MLPWQPAPPPWSPEALRRKPAQRLCVFLVSLQREDCRESPGLPGMDVGSGSSRGSDSETTFQLWLQLLLWAHLTIRFLAYLHHAFWAPKPQPAP, from the coding sequence ATGCTTCCCTGGCaaccagctcctcctccctggtcccCTGAGGCCCTCCGGAGGAAGCCAGCTCAGAGGCTTTGCGTATTCCTGGTTTCCCTGCAAAGGGAAGATTGCAGGGAGAGTCCAGGGCTGCCTGGAATGGATGTGGGGTCAGGCAGCAGCCGGGGCAGTGACTCGGAGACCACCTTCCAGCTGTGGCTGCAGCTGCTCCTTTGGGCCCACCTGACTATCCGCTTCCTGGCCTACCTGCACCACGCTTTCTGGGCCCCTAAGCCACAGCCAGCACCCTGA